The proteins below come from a single Eucalyptus grandis isolate ANBG69807.140 chromosome 3, ASM1654582v1, whole genome shotgun sequence genomic window:
- the LOC120291887 gene encoding disease resistance protein RPV1-like produces the protein MCSVTCVIELSSSNQFGDFDTGRLHSVISQNGPFISNLKNWSSSNLRKCSRVRQLPQKLCCMKSLRELLIDGTGIYSICFPEGSLGNLEILSACDCQYLQDISTIGRLRSLSSLAMNVADIDGLPYTVGFLQKLQRLSLRNCWKFSKLLTSIGKLELLEFTRLVWGYKEMIASDLSYLTNLKELLLKDAEQPEFEWPMRLLNLKIPNIEWIARLPSLETLQLSPPMVTNLPRNLGALTQLQELSLSYMKELDLTRLPSTSSLSTLRLKHCMIQEPYLSGLKYLSELELDNYGLAKIGGLENLKLLEVLEISKCSITNLDGIKDLPRLRKVQVFSCDLASLLELRECKCGVDIRS, from the exons ATGTGTTCAGTTACCTGCGTCATTGAACTTTCGAGCTCCAACCAATTTGGAGATTTTGATACTGGAAGATTGCACTCAGTTATATCTCAAAATGGGCCATTCATTAGTAATCTGAAGAACTGGAGTTCCTCAAATTTGAGAAAGTGCAGCCGAGTCAGGCAGTTGCCCCAAAAACTGTGCTGCATGAAATCTTTGAGGGAACTTCTGATTGATGGAACTGGCATTTACAGTATATGTTTCCCGGAAGGTTCTTTGGGGAATCTTGAAATACTTAGTGCTTGTGACTGTCAATATTTGCAAGATATATCCACAATTGGCCGCCTAAGGAGTCTCTCAAGTCTTGCTATGAATGTTGCTGATATCGATGGGCTTCCATATACTGTTGGATTTCTTCAGAAACTTCAGAGACTTTCTTTAAGGAATTGTTGGAAGTTCAGTAAACTTCTGACTTCCATCGGGAAGCTGGAGCTGCTAGAG TTTACTCGTCTCGTCTGGGGATACAAAGAAATGATAGCCTCCGACTTGTCATATCTGACGAATCTGAAAGAGCTACTTTTGAAAGATGCTGAGCAGCCAGAATTTGAATGGCCGATGAGGTTATTGAATCTAAAGATTCCCAATATTGAGTGGATCGCGAGATTACCAAGTCTAGAGACCTTGCAATTGTCCCCTCCAATGGTCACCAATCTCCCCAGGAACCTCGGTGCCCTTACTCAGCTCCAGGAGCTCTCTTTATCCTACATGAAGGAGCTAGACCTCACACGACTTCCCTCAACTTCAAGCTTATCGACTCTGCGTCTCAAACATTGCATGATTCAAGAGCCATATTTGTCTGGTCTGAAGTATCTGTCAGAACTGGAACTAGACAACTACGGTTTAGCAAAGATTGGTGGTCTTGAAaatttaaagcttttggaagtcctGGAAATTTCCAAATGCAGCATAACCAACCTTGATGGAATCAAAGATTTACCCCGTCTCAGGAAGGTGCAAGTTTTCTCTTGTGATCTCGCCAGTCTATTGGAATTACGTGAATGTAAATGTGGAGTGGACATTCGCAGTTAG